From the Sphingobium yanoikuyae genome, the window CGGCTCGACCACCACGGCCATCCAATGGGCGTTGGCGTGCAGCATATGGGTGGCGTCGGTCATGATCCCGACATGGCCGGGGAAGAAGATCAGGTCGCCGCGCTGCAACGGCACGCTCGCCTCGATCGGCGCGCCAATGCCCTCGCACTGCAGGTCGGTGTCGCGCGGTACGGCGATGCCGCATTCGCCCAGCGCAACCTGCACCAGGCCCGAACAGTCGACGCCGCGATGGCCACGGCCGCCCCAGACATAGGGCTGGCCCAGATAGCGCTGCGCCACCGCGACCCAGTCGCTTTCCGGCGAGTCGAGCGGGGCGGCATGGCGGCCATGGATGAAGCCGTCGCCGGTCGCGAGGAAGCTGTCCTCGGTCTCGCCGCCGAAGCGGGCGCCCAGCGGCCAGTGATCGGCGATCGGCGCCTTGATGTCGGCGCGGCTGAACAGCGGCGCGCTCTGGTTGACGATGCGGTGGCTGACCGCCTCCTTCACGTCCAGCGCGTCGCGGCGGATATAGCCGACATAGCCGTCATGCCCGCAAAAGCCCCAGGCCCAGTCGGTCGTGACGTCGAGCGCATGGAAGCTTTCGCCGCGCAGCAATTCGCTGACCGCCTCGGCATTGTGCGAGGGCTGGGACAGGATCGGCGCGCCGGGCGCCACGCAGGTCAGTTCGACCGCGCGCGCATAATGGGCGGAAAAGAGCACGCCGGCGAGCGAGATGTCCGCAAGGTCGCCACGCGCCGCATGGACGCGGTGGTCGAGCGCTACGGATCTGCCGTCCAGCTTGAACCGGGTTCTTTCAGGCGGTGCGTTCCGCGTGGTGTTGATCTGGCCTGTCATCGCGCGCGGTTCCTGCGATGAAATGGTGAAAGGCGTCAAGGAATTCCGCGCCCTTCGACGTGCGGGTGATGAAAATATTGCGCCGATCGGCCGCATCCCGCTCTCGTCGGAGATAGCCGAGCGCCGAAAGCTTGTTCAGCGCGCGGGTGATGACCGGCTTGGACACATGCAACTGTTCGGCCAGGCCGCGCACCGTATGCGGGCCATCGCCGATATAGACGGTCAGCATCAGGGCCATCTGGCGGTTGGTGAGGTCGGGTTTTCCCGACCGCACATAATCCACCAGGGTCCGCATCCACTGGCTGAGCGGCTGTATGCCGGGACGGTCGATCTGGGCGGCCTGTTGCGGGGAAGCGAGCGCGTTCATGCCCCCCTAACGCATGATAGCCAATCCGGTTGCGTAACGGATCGCAGGATATTGCAGTTTGGCTATCGCGCGCCGTCATAGCGCTGCTGGAGCAGGCGGAAGACCGCGCGCAGGCCCAGCGCCTCGCCGCCCTTGGGCCGGCCCGGACGGGCCGCCGGTCGCCAGGCGAAGGTGTCGAGGTGAATCCAGGCCGTGCCCTCCGGCACGAAACGCTGCAGGAACAGGGCGGCGGTCACCGCGCCGGCAAAGCCACCTTCGCCGGCATTGTTCATGTCGGCAATGTCGGACTTCAGCATGTCATAATAGCCATCCCACAGCGGCAGGCGCCAGGTCGGGTCGTCGACCGCCGTGCCGGCCGCCGCAATGTCGCTCGCCAGCGCCTCGTCATTGGTGAACAGCGCCGGCAGATCCGGGCCGACAGCGACGCGCGCCGCGCCGGTCAGGGTCGCGAAATCCACGATCAGCTCGGGCTTTTCCTCGCCCGCGCGGGTCAGCGCATCGCCCAGCACCAGCCGCCCTTCGGCGTCGGTATTGCCGATCTCCACGGTCAGCCCCTGCCGGCTGCGCAATATGTCGCCGGGGCGGAAGGCATTGCCGCTGATGGCATTTTCGGCGGTCGGCACCAGCAGGTGCAGCCGCACTGGCAGGCGCGCGCCGATGATCAGCCGGGCCAGCGCGATCGCATGGGCCGCGCCGCCCATATCCTTCTTCATCAGGCGCATGCCCGATGATGGCTTGATGTCGAGGCCGCCGCTGTCGAAGCAGATGCCCTTGCCGACCACGGCGATGCGCGGCGCGGCGGGGTCGCCCCAGGCCATTTCGATGAGGCGCGGGGCAAAACTCTTGTCCGCCGCCTTGCCGACGGCATGGATCATCGGGAAACCCTGCTCCAGCGCGTCGCCGCGCGTCACCTGCACCTCGCCGCCATGGGCCTGCGCCAACTGGCGCACGGCATCTTCCAGATCCTGCGGCCCCATGTCGGCGGCCGGCGTGTTCACCAGGTCGCGGACCAGCGCCACCGCTTCGGCCTGCTGCACGATCGCCTCGATCCGGGCGACGTCGCCGGTCAGCAACACGCGCGGCCCGGCCGCGCCTTCATCCTTGCGATAGCGTTCGAACCGATATTGCGCCGTCAGCCAGCCCAGCGCCGCCGCGCCGGTGCTGCCCTCGGTCAGGCGATAGCTGCCTTCGGGCAGGCTCTCGGCCAATCTGGCCAGGCACCAACTGCCGAGCGCGTCGCGCTTGGCCACGCCCGCCACGACTGACCAGTCGCTCTGTCCCTCGCCGGGGACGATCGCATATTCGTTCGGCTTGGCGTGGAATTTCTGGGCGCTGATCAGGGCGCGGACCCGCTCGGGCTGGGCGGTGAACCAGGCGTCCAGTTCGGCCGCTTCGATCAGCTGGATGGAACGGGCGGGCTGGCCATTATCGGCTTTGAGCAGGTCGGCAAATTCGGTCATGCACAGGGATGTAGGAGAAAGCGCTCCACATGGGAACGGGCCATTTTTGCATCTTCTTTCGCCCCGGTGGAAACCCGGCCGGCCGTCAGGGCATTTGCCTATTGCGGCTGGAGTGCCTAGGTTCCAGCCTATAATAAACGGCAAGGAGAGTAGCCATGATCCGTTCCGACAATAGCGGCCTGCAGGCGCTGCGCGCCCGCGCCTATGCGTTGGCCGAAAGCGGCCAGTTCGCCAACGCCCATGCGGTCGAGCAGGCGCTGGTGGCCGAAGGCTGGCCCAATATCCATCGCGCGCTCGCCGGCGACTATGCGCGCAAGGCGATCAGCGAACGCTGTCTGACGGCCAAGCCGCACTGATGCGGGCAGGGTGGGGGAACGGGACGACGGGGCTGCTGCTCGCAGCCCTGTTGCTGTCCGGCTGCTCGAAATCGACTGAGGATGACACGCCCGGCGGCAACATGCCCGCCAATGCGACGATGCGCGCCTTTGTCGACCGCATGGCCGGCACCACGCGACCCGCTGCCCCACCCGCCAAACCATTCGAGCAGTCGGACAAGACCGAACTGCTGGAATTTCTCTACGCCTATCCGGCGCAGGCGGCGGCGATCCCTACGCTGGTCGATCGTTTCGCCAGGGCCATGGCGGAGAACAAGGCCGATGCGCTCAAGATGGCGACGCAGGACCGGGATTCGGCGAAAAAGGCCGGCTTCCCCTTCCACGCCCACAGCCGCGAGACGCGCTGGAGCGTGATGGCGGATACGCCGCGCTTCCTGGCGCTCGAATCCGCCAATTACATGTATACCGGCGGCGCCCATGGCATGACCGGCTATGAAGCGCTGCTGTGGGACAAGGAACGGCGGCGCGAGACCGATTTCGGCGCGTTGCTGACCTCCGAACCGGCCTTTGCAACGGCCATCCACGACAATTTCTGCAAAGCGCTGGACCAAGCGCGGGCGGAAAAGCGCGGCGCGCCGGTGGTGCCGGGCGATGACGACTTCACCAAATGCATCGATCCGATGAAACAGGTGCTGGCGCCGACATCGCGCGACGGCAAGTTGATCGACGGCATTCAGATGACGATCGGCCCCTATGGCGCCGGCCCCTATGCCGAGGGCAGCTATGACATCAAGCTGCCGGTCGACGCCGCGATCTACAAGGTGATCAAGACCGAATATCAGGACGCGTTCGTCAGGCCCTGATATCCGGTTCTCGTTAGGTCAGACGGGCACGCCATACAGGTCGTGATCATCGGCATCCTCGATCAGTACGTCGAACATGTCGCCCGCCTTGCGGCCTTCGCCGACGTCGCGCAGGAAGACATTACCGTCGATTTCCGGCGCGTCAGCCTGGCTGCGCGCGGTGGCGCCGATGCTGCCATCTTCCTCGTCCGGCTCGCCGACCTCGTCGATGATCACCGGCATGACCCGGCCGACCTTGGCCTGCAGCTTAGCGGCGCTGATCGCGGCGGTCTTTTCCATGATCCGCTGATAGCGTTCTTCCTTGACCTCTTCGGGCACCGCGCCCGGCAGGTCGTTGGCGGCAGCGCCCTCGACCGGCTCGAAGCGGAAGGCGCCGACGCGGTCGAGCTGCGCCTCGTCCAGCCAGTCGAGCAGATACTGGAAGTCCGCCTCGGTCTCGCCGGGGAAGCCGACGACGAAGCTGGAACGGATCGCGATGTCGGGGCAGATGTCGCGCCACTTGCGGATGCGATCCAGCACCTTGGCTTCATTGGCCGGGCGCTTCATCGCCTTGAGCACGCTCGGCGAAGCATGCTGGAAGGGAATGTCGAGATAGGGCGTCAGCAGCCCTTCGGCCATCAGCGGGATGACATGGTCGACATGGGGATAGGGGTAGACATAATGGAGGCGGACCCAGGGAGCGACGCCGTCCGCCGTGCGCAGCTGGCCCAGCTCGCGCGCCATATCGGTCATATGGGCGCGGACCTCGCGGCCCTTCCACATGCGCGGCTCATGGCGGGTGTCGACGCCATAGGCCGAGGTATCCTGGCTGATGACCAGCAATTCCTTGGTGCCGGCCGCGACCAGCTTTTCCGCCTCGCGCAGCACCGCGTCGATGCGCCGCGACACCAGGTCGCCGCGGATCGAGGGGATGATGCAGAAGGAGCAGCGATGATTGCAGCCCTCTGAAATCTTCAGATAGCTGTAGTGACGCGGGGTGAGCTTGAGGCCACCTTCGGGCACCAGGTCGACAAAGGCGTTGGGGATGGGCGGCGACGCTTCATGCACCGCATTGACCACCTGCTCATATTGATGTGCGCCGGTGACGGCCAGCACCTGCGGGAATTTCGCGCGGATCACGTCCGCTTCGTCGCCCATGCAGCCGGTCACAATGACGCGGCCATTTTCGGCCATGGCCTCGCCGATCGCCTCGAGCGATTCTTCCTTGGCGGAATCGAGGAAGCCGCAGGTGTTGACCAGCACGACGTCGGCGCCGGCATAGTCGGCGGACATCTGATAGCCGTCGGAACGCAGCTTGGTCAGGATACGTTCGGAGTCGACCAGGTTCTTCGGACAGCCGAGCGAAACCATGCCGATCTTCGGCGCGTCTGGGATTTTGGTTGCCATGATCGGCGCGCACATAGGGATTTTTGCGCCAAATGTCACGGGGTAGCCGAAAAGACAAAGGGCGCGCCCAAATGGACGCGCCCTTCGTTCTAGCTAAGCCCTTGATCCGTTACATCTTGTAGGACAGGCGGATGTAACCGAACTGGCCCGGCACATCATAGGTGGTCGGATCGAAATTGGCGCTGTCGCAGGTGAAGCAGGCCGGCGGATCCTTGTCGAACAGGTTGTTGACGCCGATCGTCAGCCGGGTGCGATGGTCAAGCCAGGCCGGCGAGAAATAGGCCTGCATGTCGCCATAGAAGGTCGATCCCATGACATGGCCGTCGCTCTCCGTCACCTTGCTGATATAGCGGCCGGTGAAGGAAACGCCCCAGGCGTCGGCCGAATAGTCGAGCGTGGTGGTCGCCTTGAAGCGAGGATAGGCCTGGTCGACCGAACCGCAGCGTTCGGTGCCGGCGCATTTGATGGTCGGTGCATTGAGCTCGGCCGGGGCCTTGATGTCATAGCTCAGCAGATAGGCGGCGTTGACCGTCAGGCCGACCGTGCCTTCGCCCACCGGCTTGGAGCGATAGATCAAAGATCCGTCGATGCCGTCGGTGTTGATGGCGTTGAGATTCTGCAGCGTGGCGTCGATGCCGGCGACCAGACCGCTGGGCGTGCGGCTGATCGAGGCGCAACTGACCGGATCGGCATCGAAGGCGCAGCGGCGCAGGGTCAGCGTCGCAGGCACCGAGTCGATCGCGTTCTTGAGGCGGATATTATAATAATTGACCTCAAGGCTGAGCGCGCTGGCAAAGCCGTTGCGTGCCCAGGCCGGGCTGTAGACCATGCCGGCGGTCCAGGTCTTGGCGGTTTCCGGTTTCAGGTTGGTCGAGCCGCTGGAAAAGACGCCCAACTGGCCACCGGTCGGCTCGTCATAGCTGCCATCGGCCGGCACGCCATTGGCAATGCAGTTGGCGCGCACGGTGGCGTTGGTCTGGAAGGAGCCGCCGTTCGCGCTGGTGCAGGGATCGTTGATCGTCTGGTCGGTGCGCGACCGGCCGGCATACATTTCGCCGATGCTCGGCGCGCGCAGGCTTTCGGCATAGCCGCCGCGCAGCAGCAGGTCGCTGACCGGCTTCCACAGGCCCGACACGGTGAAGGTCGTGTTGCTGCCGAAGCTGCTATAGTTGGAATGGCGCACCGCGCCGTCCAGTTCCAGCTTCTGGAAGAAGGGCTTGTCCGCAAGCAACGGAATGCGGATTTCGCCATAGACTTCATCGACATTGAAGCTGCCGGCGGCCGGGCTGGTCGGCACGTCGGCGCCCAGGCCCGCCGTGATGATCGGGTCGGGGGTGTAGCTGGCGCGCTGGTTGCGATGCTCGTAGCCGACGGCGAAGCCGACCGCGCCGCCCGGCAGGTCGAACAATTCGCCCGACAGGTTGGCGGTGGCGTCCCACAATTCCTGCGTGCTGCGATCCTTCTGGTCGAAGGTCACATAGTCGAGCATGGCCTGGGTGATCGACCCGGCCCCGCCGAAGATGTTGAACGGCACGCAATCGCCGGTGCAGCCCGCGACCGGACCGAGTGCCTGGGCCAGCTTGGCGGCGTTCAGGTTGCCGGTGAACACCTGATGCGCGTCATTGCTGCCATACATGCCGTTGACGTCCCAATACCATGTCTTGTCGCCGACCCCGAAGGAGCCTTCGAGCGTCGATTGCATGGTGAAGGTGTCGACATCCTGGCTGAAGATACGCGGGCCGCCCTCGACGAAGCGACGGGCGATCAGCGAATAGGTCGCCGGCTCGCCATTGGCACCCGACGACAAGGTGAAGCCGAACGGATTATAGGGATTGGTCGCATCGATGCTGATCGTGTCGAGCAGATTGCCGTTGCCCGCATCCGGGCCGACGAACAGCGGCAGCGGTGCGGCCTGGGTGGTCGAACTGCGATGCTGATAGACCAGCCGCGTGCGCAGGCTGACATTGTCGGAAAATTCGAATTTGGCGTTGAGGAAGCCGCCATAGCGTTCCGAGGGCGTCAGCAGATAATTTTCCGGCGCGAAATTATAGCGATCGGCCGAGGTGAAATTCTTGAAGTCTCCCGGATAGGTCGGGCGCCCGCTGACCGGCGCGATCAGCGTCAGATCCTCGTCGCCGATCATGAAACGGCCATTGGGCGTGGCACCGGAACAGCCACCGATCGGGTCGGCGCAGTTCGTCTGGCCCGGATTGGGGAAGCGGGAGATGGAACGATCGGCGGTGCGGACGCTCTGCTGCTTCACATAATTGCCGCCAAAGACGATCGACACCCGATCGGACTGAAGGCCATAGCTGGCGTTGAGGTCATAGGTTTCGCCATCGCCCTGTTCGTAGGTGCCGAACTGGGCGGACAGGTCGAGGCCCTTCTGCGACTGTTTGGTAATGATGTTGACGACGCCGGCAACCGCGTCGGAGCCATAGAGCGGGGAGGCGCCCGACTGCAGCACCTCGACCCGTTCGATCATGCTGGCAGGGATGGAGTTCAAGTCGACCGATGCGGGAATGCCGCCGGCGGCCGATCCGTTCACATAGCGCATGCCGTCGACCAGGATCAGCGTGCGCTTGGCGCCCAGGTAACGCAGGTCGATTTCGGCCGAGCCGGAACTGACGCCGGTGCCGTCGGGCGGGCCGCCGATATTGCCGGCATTGTTGACCTTGGTGTTGAGGCCGCCGCCAGCGCTCGGAATGCGCTGCAGCACGTCGGCGATGGAGGAAAGGCCGGTCCGCGCGATCGCTTCCTGATCGACCGTGACGATCGGCTTGTCCTGGTCCAGCGGATTCTGGCGGATGCGCGATCCGGTGACGATGATGGCCCCGGCATCCTCGGCCTGCGGCGCGGCGGATTGGGCGAAAGACGGTGCATTATAAAGGAAGGCGGACAGCAGAACGCCGGTTTTCAGGACATTTTTCAAGCGCATATTCTACCCCTCAAAAATCAGACCTGAGGGGGAGTGTTGCCATTCTATGACAGCAAGGCAATTGGCCGCATGCTGCGCTGCACCGTTGGTAGCACGAATTTTGCCCTATGTTGCTGTGACGCAACAAACATGTTCAGTCTGTCGCTGATTTGAACCTATTGATCGTCGGGGCGGGGCGTGGCGCCGGTTTCTTCCACGATCTCGATGATGCAGTCGCCCGTCTGGAGCCGCTTTGCGCCTTCCTCCCAGAAGCCGATCGGATGGTCGCCGCGATAGATGCGCACGCCAAGCCCCGTACCGATCGCCGAAAGCGGCTGGCCGATTTCCTGCGGCAGGACCGGCCGTTCGTGCAGCTTCACCCGGCCGCCCGAGGCGGCGAGATCGGCCATATAGTCGGCAATATGCTTGCCGCTGGTGCTGCCGGCCAGCAGCAGCCCGGCAAAGCTGACCGGGTTGATAACCGTGGTGGCGCCGGCCTGGCGCGCGGGCACTTCATTATCCTCGTTGCGCACGACAATGCTGATCGGCAGGCGCGGCGCCAGATGGCGCGCAGTGAGCGTAATCAGGATCGACGTGTCGTCGCGCCCGGCCGACACGATCATCGTGCGGGCACGGTGGATGGCGACATCCTTCAGCGTCTTGTCGCGCGTGCTGTCGCCGCACAGCACGTTGCAGCCCAGCGCCTCGGCATGGTCCAGCGCTTTCTCGCTGCCGTCGATCACCACGATCTCGCGCGGGTCGGTGCCGCGCGCCAGCAGTTCGTTTACCGCCTCCTGGCCGCTGGTGCCGAAACCGGTGACGACGATATGATTGTGCAGATCGGCCTGAATGCGTGCCATGCGCCACCTGTAGAGGATGTTGCGGAAGAAGAGATTATAGGCGGTGCCGAGGAAAATGATCCAGACGAACAGCCGGATCGGCGTGACGAAGATGGATTCGAACAGGCGCGCTTCGGGCGAGACCGGCACGATATCGCCATAGCCGACCGTGGTGACGGTGACCGTGGTGAAATAGAGCACGTCGATGAAGCTGATCTGGTCGTCATAATTGTCCTTGAGACCGTCGCGCCCGAACCAGTGGAGCGCCAGCACGATCGCGATCAGGCCAAAGACCAGCACCACCCGCCAGGCGAGGTCCGCCCAGACCGGCAGTGCCGATCGCCGCCGCAGAAAGCCGGCCATGGGCGATGCCGAAGGCGGCGGCGCGATCTTCATGGGGTGGGCAATTGGGTCATGGGATTGATCGGCACCCGGTCCTTGCGCAGCTCGAAATGCAGTTTCGGCTTGCTGGCATAGCCTGTGTCACCGCTGAGGCCAATCACCTGGCCCTTCGTCACCTTCTGCCCGCGCACCACGTCGATCCGGTTGGCATGGCCATAGGCGCTGACCCAGCCGCTGCCATGGGTGATGAGGATGAGGCCGCCGAACACCGCGATGCTGTCGCCGGCATAGGCGACGACGCCGTCCGCTGCCGCCCGGATCGGCGTGCCGATCGGCGCGGCAATGTCGATGCCGTTATTCTTGGCGCCGCTTTCGCCGGGGCCGAAGCGTGACAGGATATTGCCCTTGAGCGGCCAGGCGAATTGGCCGGAAAAGCCGCCGGGCTGGGCGATCGGCACATTGGAGGGCAGGGGGCGGGGCTGGGCCTTGGCCACCGTGCGCGGCTTCTCCTCGGCGACGGCGGGCTGGCCGCCGGTCAGCACGTCGTCAATGTCGATGCGGAAGGCGGCGGCGCGCTGCTCCAGGCTGGATGCGGGCGCCCGCGCCGGCTGCGCCGTCACCGGGGCGGCCGGCATCTCGCCGCCGGGCAGCAGCAGCCGCTGCCCGCGCCGCAGCACATAGGGTTCGGAGAGGCCATTGATGTCGACAATGTCGCTCCACCGCACGCCATAGGCCACGGCGATGGCGATGCCGGTCTCCCCCTCTGCCACCGCATGATAGCGCCCGCCGGGGATCGACAGGCTCTGCCCCGGTTGCAGCGCATAGGGCGGCGCCAGCCCATTGGCCCGCGCGATCGCGTCCGATCCCGCGCCGGTGCGGTTGCCGATGCCGCGCAGCGTGTCGCCCGGCTGCACGCTGTAGAGGCTGGCGGCCACCGTCCGCGCATTCGCGGTCACCTGCTGCGCCGTCCAGACCGGTTTGCGCTCGATCATCTGCGGTTCGGGCCTGATCGGTTGCGGCGGCATGCTGGGCGATGGTGGAATGGCGGGCGCCGGCTGGACCGGGGGCAAGGGTGCGGCATAGGGCGCGCTGTCCTGCACCGGGGCAGGGATACAACCCGCCAGCAGCAGCGGCAGCGGCGCCATGGGCAGCCAGCGCCGCCCCCTTGAATGTCCAGCCATATGGTCTCCCCCCGGAGCGTTAATCAGTCCGAAAATGCCTGCGCCGTCGCCGCCAGCGCGCCATCCTGCGTCAGGTCATAATGAAGCGGCGTCACCGCGATATAGTCTTCTGCGATGGCCGCCAGATCGGTCCCCTCCGGCGCGGAATCGCTGCGGCCCAGGCCAAACCAGTAATAGCGATAGCCCCGCGGGTCGGTGCCCTCGATGATCTTGGTCCGGTCGATGTCATGGAAGCCCTGCCGCACCACGCGCACGCCCTTGACCCTGTCCGGGTCGATCGCGGGGAAATTGACGTTGAACAGCAGGCGCGGGCTGGCCGGCATCGCGATCAGCGGGCGCAGCACCCGCTCGCCCCAGGCCTCTGCCGCAGCAAAGGGCACGGCGTCGCCCATCGCCTCGCGGGCATAGACCTGGCTCAGCGCGATCGACTTGATGCCGGAAATCGCGCCCTCCATCGCGGCGGCGACGGTGCCTGAATAGGTCACGTCCTCGGCCAGGTTGGCGCCGCGATTGACGCCCGACAGGACCAGGTCCGGTTTCGCGTCCTTCATCAGATGGCCGACCGCCATCATCACCGCGTCGGTCGGCGTGCCGGTGACGCTATAATGCTTCTCGCCATGCTTGCGGATGCGCAGCGGCCGGGTCAGCGTCAGGCTGTGGCCCGCGCCCGACTGCTCTTCGCTGGGCGCGACGATCCAGATATCGTCGGACAGGGTGCGGGCGATCGCCTCCAGCACCTTCAGCCCCGGCGCATGGACGCCATCGTCATTGGTGAGGAGGATGCGCATCGCCCGTTCCCTTGCTTATCGCGGCTCCAGCTTGGTGATGCCGCCCATATAGGGCGCCAGCACCTCGGGCACGATCACGCTGCCATCGGCCTGCTGGTAATTTTCCAGCACCGCGACCAGCGTGCGGCCCACGGCCAGGCCGGAGCCGTTGAGGGTATGGAGGAAGCGGGTCGCCTTCTCCCCCTCCGGCTTGTAGCGGGCGTTCATCCGCCGCGCCTGGAAATCGCCGCAGTTGGAGACGGAGCTGATCTCGCGATAGGTCGCCTGGCTCGGCAGCCAGACTTCCAGGTCATAGGTCTTGCGCGCGCCAAAGCCCATGTCGCCGCTGCACAGCAGCATCTTGCGATAGGGCAGGTTCAGCGCCTGCAAAATGCCCTCGGCCGCCTGCACCATCCGCTCATGCTCGGCGTCCGATTCCTCGGGCGCGCAGATCGCGACGAGTTCGACCTTCTCGAACTGATGCTGGCGGATGAAGCCGCGCGTGTCGCGCCCGGCCGATCCGGCCTCGGACCGGAAACAGGGGGTCAGTGCCGTCAGCCGCACCGGCAGCGCGTCGGTCGGCACGATCTGCTCGGCGACCAGATTGGTCAGCGATACCTCGGCAGTCGGGATCAGCCAGCGACCATCGGTGGTGCGGAACAGATCCTCGGCGAATTTGGGCAGCTGGCCCGTGCCGAACAGCGCCTCGTCGCGCACCAGCAACGGCGGATTGGTTTCCTCATAGCCGTTGGTGCCGCTCTGGGTGTCGAGCATATATTGCGCCAGCGCGCGGTGCAGCCGCGCCATCTGGCCACGCAGCGCGGTGAAGCGCGCGCCCGACAGGGCCGCGCCACCCTCGAAATCCAGCCCCAGCGCCGGGCCGAAATCGGCATGGTCCTGAGCGGCGAAATCGAATGCGCGGATATTGCCCCAGCGGCTCAGCTCGACATTGCCGGCTTCATCCGCGCCCTGCGGCACATCGTCGGCGGGCAGGTTGGGGATCGCCGCCAGCATGGCATTGAGCGCCGCGCCGACCTCGGCCTCTTCGGCTTCCAGCGCGGGCGTGCCTTCCTTGAGCGCCGCGACCTCGGCCTTCAGCGCCTCGGCCTTGGCCATGTCCTTGGCCGCCATCGCCTGACCGATCGCCTTGCTCGCCTCGTTGCGGCGGGCCTGCCCCTGCTGCAGCTCCGTCTTGAGCGCGCGGCTCTTCTCGTCCAGCGCCAATATGTCGGCGGACAGCGGGGGCAGGCCACGGCGCGCCAGGGCGGCGTCGAAAGCGGCGGGATTTTCGCGGATGAAGCGGATGTCGTGCATCGCTGCCCTATGCCGTCGCGAACGAGGCCACGCAACCCTGTGCGCCTTCGCCCGTTGGTGATGCGTCCACAAAATGAAGGAGAAGGCGATGCAGATCGATCATGATGCGATGGTGCTGGTGGCGGACGGGCGCAAATTGCTCTTCTTCCGCAACAAGGGCGACCGCGCCTTTCCCCAGCTGGAGGCGGAAGAGGTGAAGGTGCAGGATAATCCGGCCGACCGGGACCAGGCTTCGGATGCCCCCGGCCGCGCCTTCAATTCGGTCGGCAGCCATCGCAGCAGTAAGGAACAGACCGATTTCCATGAACTGGAGGAGGCACGCTTCGCGGCGGAAGCGGCCGACCTGCTCAAGCGCCGCGCCTTCGCGCAGGATTATGAGAAGCTGATCATCGTCGCCCCGCCGACGGCATTGGGCGAGATGCGCAAACATTATCACAAGGAAGTGCAGGACCGGCTGGTCGGCGAGATCGCCAAGGATCTGGCCAATCATCCGGTCGGTGAGATCGAGAAGATCATCGCCCGCAGTTGAGCGGGAAATCCTGTCGGTAAAAGAAAAGGGCGGCCCCAGGGCCGCCCTTTTTGGTTCTCGGACAGTGCCGGCTCAGATATTGCCGGTACGGATGATCGGGATCGGCTTGGCCGGGCCATGGCCCTCGATCGACAGCTCCGTATTGCGATCGGCCAGGCGCTTGCGCATCAGCAGTGCGGCGGCACCGGCGCCAAACAGCAGTACCATCGGCGGCGCCGGCACATCGGTCGGCGGCGGCGGCGCGGGAGGCGGCGGCGTGCCCGAAGAGGTGCCCGACGATGTCGAGGTCGACGTCGAACTGCTGGTCGAGCTGCTCGACGACGTGCTGCCGAAGCTCGACGATCCGGTCGAGGTCGAACTGGACGTGGAAGTCGATGTCGCGCCCGACGAGGAAGAGGTAGACGTCGATGTGGACGTAGAGGTCGATGTCGATGTGGAGGTCGACGTCGAGGTCGTCGTGGTCGACGTCGTGCCGCTGGAGGTCGACGTCGGCGGGGTCGGCGAATCCGAACCGCTGGTCGTCGATGTCGGCGGCGTGGGCGAGTTGGAACCGCTCGAACCGGTCGAACCGGTGGTGGAGATCACCACCGTGCCGCCACCGCTGCTACCGCCACCAAAGAAGCCGCCGATGAAACCGCTGCTGCCGCCAAA encodes:
- the surE gene encoding 5'/3'-nucleotidase SurE; its protein translation is MRILLTNDDGVHAPGLKVLEAIARTLSDDIWIVAPSEEQSGAGHSLTLTRPLRIRKHGEKHYSVTGTPTDAVMMAVGHLMKDAKPDLVLSGVNRGANLAEDVTYSGTVAAAMEGAISGIKSIALSQVYAREAMGDAVPFAAAEAWGERVLRPLIAMPASPRLLFNVNFPAIDPDRVKGVRVVRQGFHDIDRTKIIEGTDPRGYRYYWFGLGRSDSAPEGTDLAAIAEDYIAVTPLHYDLTQDGALAATAQAFSD
- a CDS encoding potassium channel family protein — translated: MKIAPPPSASPMAGFLRRRSALPVWADLAWRVVLVFGLIAIVLALHWFGRDGLKDNYDDQISFIDVLYFTTVTVTTVGYGDIVPVSPEARLFESIFVTPIRLFVWIIFLGTAYNLFFRNILYRWRMARIQADLHNHIVVTGFGTSGQEAVNELLARGTDPREIVVIDGSEKALDHAEALGCNVLCGDSTRDKTLKDVAIHRARTMIVSAGRDDTSILITLTARHLAPRLPISIVVRNEDNEVPARQAGATTVINPVSFAGLLLAGSTSGKHIADYMADLAASGGRVKLHERPVLPQEIGQPLSAIGTGLGVRIYRGDHPIGFWEEGAKRLQTGDCIIEIVEETGATPRPDDQ
- a CDS encoding TonB-dependent receptor domain-containing protein; translation: MRLKNVLKTGVLLSAFLYNAPSFAQSAAPQAEDAGAIIVTGSRIRQNPLDQDKPIVTVDQEAIARTGLSSIADVLQRIPSAGGGLNTKVNNAGNIGGPPDGTGVSSGSAEIDLRYLGAKRTLILVDGMRYVNGSAAGGIPASVDLNSIPASMIERVEVLQSGASPLYGSDAVAGVVNIITKQSQKGLDLSAQFGTYEQGDGETYDLNASYGLQSDRVSIVFGGNYVKQQSVRTADRSISRFPNPGQTNCADPIGGCSGATPNGRFMIGDEDLTLIAPVSGRPTYPGDFKNFTSADRYNFAPENYLLTPSERYGGFLNAKFEFSDNVSLRTRLVYQHRSSTTQAAPLPLFVGPDAGNGNLLDTISIDATNPYNPFGFTLSSGANGEPATYSLIARRFVEGGPRIFSQDVDTFTMQSTLEGSFGVGDKTWYWDVNGMYGSNDAHQVFTGNLNAAKLAQALGPVAGCTGDCVPFNIFGGAGSITQAMLDYVTFDQKDRSTQELWDATANLSGELFDLPGGAVGFAVGYEHRNQRASYTPDPIITAGLGADVPTSPAAGSFNVDEVYGEIRIPLLADKPFFQKLELDGAVRHSNYSSFGSNTTFTVSGLWKPVSDLLLRGGYAESLRAPSIGEMYAGRSRTDQTINDPCTSANGGSFQTNATVRANCIANGVPADGSYDEPTGGQLGVFSSGSTNLKPETAKTWTAGMVYSPAWARNGFASALSLEVNYYNIRLKNAIDSVPATLTLRRCAFDADPVSCASISRTPSGLVAGIDATLQNLNAINTDGIDGSLIYRSKPVGEGTVGLTVNAAYLLSYDIKAPAELNAPTIKCAGTERCGSVDQAYPRFKATTTLDYSADAWGVSFTGRYISKVTESDGHVMGSTFYGDMQAYFSPAWLDHRTRLTIGVNNLFDKDPPACFTCDSANFDPTTYDVPGQFGYIRLSYKM
- a CDS encoding LysM peptidoglycan-binding domain-containing M23 family metallopeptidase; the protein is MAGHSRGRRWLPMAPLPLLLAGCIPAPVQDSAPYAAPLPPVQPAPAIPPSPSMPPQPIRPEPQMIERKPVWTAQQVTANARTVAASLYSVQPGDTLRGIGNRTGAGSDAIARANGLAPPYALQPGQSLSIPGGRYHAVAEGETGIAIAVAYGVRWSDIVDINGLSEPYVLRRGQRLLLPGGEMPAAPVTAQPARAPASSLEQRAAAFRIDIDDVLTGGQPAVAEEKPRTVAKAQPRPLPSNVPIAQPGGFSGQFAWPLKGNILSRFGPGESGAKNNGIDIAAPIGTPIRAAADGVVAYAGDSIAVFGGLILITHGSGWVSAYGHANRIDVVRGQKVTKGQVIGLSGDTGYASKPKLHFELRKDRVPINPMTQLPTP